A window of Grus americana isolate bGruAme1 chromosome 15, bGruAme1.mat, whole genome shotgun sequence genomic DNA:
GGGCTTGTTtgcacagctctgcttctgAGCACAGAGGGCAACAAAAATGTGCCCAGCTAGCCCCAAAACGCAATTCTGGCTGCTCTGGGAGGACCTGGCTGTACCCAGGCTGGCCCAGCACTTTGCAGCCATGTCCCGCATCCACAATGCTCCATCCCCATCCTTCACAGGATGATGCTTAttagaaagcagagcaggacaACAAGAGCAATCTCTCCACAGGTCAAAAAAAAGATCCTCCTCAAGGCTGTTTCTCCCTCCAGGAAAAGCCGTGGGCTGCACCAGCATGGCTTTGGCCTTCAGGAATGCACATGCTGTTCGACCTCATCCCGTGGAGATGGCAGGGGTGGCCCTTCCTGGCCTCTCCATCCCCGTTCCAGAGCTAGGGAGGATAATTGCACCCTAGGGATCCCTTCCCAAAGGGCCTGGGCACCCCTCGGCCCCTGGGGGTGGAGCTGTGGgaaccagccctgctgctgctccccattACTGCTCTGAACAGCAACCGCCAGAACAGAGGGGAGACGGTGCAGGGCtttgttaaaacaaataaattcaaGGAAAAGGCCTCGTACATGTTTCCTCAGCAACCGCGACGTCACGCAGTATGTCTgggctcccccccccagcttttattattaaaagggaaaagaaagggaaagagaaagcgAAGGGGAGCTGGGGACAGTCTCCTGGCAACGCTGGGACAGTAATGTCCTCCTGCCAGGGGGACATGGCTCCAGAGCGGGGAGCCCGGCCAGCCCTCGTGGCGGagcagcgggatggggagggcaTCCCTGGTGTCCCCTGGGATGGAGGTGACAGCACGCCGGGCACAGCCACATCCCCAGGGATGCCCGGCTGCTTCCCGGCCACGGCAGCCTTGCTAAGCCCTGATTTGCACAGTGCGGGTCCTCGGTTTGCAGAGTGGTGGGAGCTCAGCCCCTCCACTTCCCCCGCTTACTTCAAGACATTTGGTGACGATGATGATGCTTCTCCCCGCAGcgcaggcagggccggggctggggacagggtcCCCGCGTGGGCTGTCACTGCCGCCTGCCGGGGAGCGCCTCGCACGCCCGGGCCTGTGTGACCACGCTCCCTCCGCACTCAAACCATTGATATTTGAGCTATTTAATCCTTCCTGGCTCACTTCTAACAGCAGCGAGCGGCTCAGGTGGTGGGTTTGAGTAGGCAGGAGATGGCAGAGGAGTCCACACGGGTGTGGGTGGctcagggagggggagaggggactttttctgcctttcccagTGCCCCGGACAGAGGGGTCACCCTGCACCCAGCGGCAAGGTCCTGCCAGCCCCCTCGCCCCCTCGCCAGGCGCAGCTCAGCTGTAAAACACGCTACAGATGGTGCCGGAGCCGAGAGCAAACGGGGTCAGAAAGCAATTAGCCCAGGTCCTGCAGGGCAGCCCCGCCGGCGCCCGCTCAGCTTGGCTGTCCTGACCTGAGCCGCAGCAGCAAAGGTCTTTAAACCCCTGATTACCAGGAGCAGCCGGGGAAGGATCACTCTCTATTTGCCcattttttattccctttcgCTAAGCCTCCGCTGCTGGCCCCTGCCAGAAGAGGATGCTGAGCAAGGCAGCGCTTTGCTCTGACCTGTTATCGCGGATGCACGTTTAATTTGCCTCTTAATACAGCATTACCTACTTAGCAATGGACTAGCCAAGCCCAACACTATTTTTTATCACTGTGTGTTGATCCAACAAGAGAAATTGATACGTTCCTCTGAATGCCAAGAGCAAGCTGATACCCCAGactaagagaaacagaaataaagatacAGGTTTCCAAGGGAGCACAGTGGGGTTTCCCCCTGCAGCAATCTGTGCTGGGACACGCAGCCCCCATGGGTAGGAGGTAGATACAGGTGGTACCCAGAAACCGAAGGCATCACGGGGGATACCCTGGTTGGAGCAGGTCCCCCCCACTACCCTGTGTGCCCTCTGCATGGCTAGGGCTCTTCCCACCACTGCCACATCTGCGCTCTCCTGccgcagcagcaggcagagctggctccTGCCTTCTGCTCTCCAAGCAACGGCAGCTACCGGGAAATGCTTCAGCCTGAGCTGTAGCTGAGCAAGACCTGGGGTCCTGGCATTTGGGGCCAGCCAGATGGACAAGCCTGGTCCAATGCTGGGGTCActtctgcagggcagctggagcAAAGCTGAGCCGAGATGGGGCtccaggctgggggggctggtgggTGTCCCTATGCAGACCCCTCCAAAAGGGCTTTCCCCCGAGCCCCGTCCCTTGAGCGTGTTTCTCTccctgcttctccctgcaggtTCATGAATCACCGTGTCCCATCCAACTGCAGGTACCAGCCGACGGAGTACGAGCACGCAGCAAACTGTGCCACCCATGCAGTgagtccctgtccccatcccagggcGAGGGAGGATGGTGCTCAGTTCTCTGTGGATCCCCTAAGGAACCTCAAAGGACACTAGTCCTTATgattggactcgatgatcttaaaggtcttttccaacctaaatgattctatgattaaaaatgtctgtgttCAGCCTTGGAGCAGCTCCTGTGGGGCTCGGGGCTGTGATGAGGCAGATGTGCAGGAGCGAGgatgctctccctcctcctgccctgagaaGCCGGTGCGCATCTTCCTCGCTCTCACCCACCTGTGACCCCAGGGAAGCTGGCTGTGGGCTTAGTGGAGCAGGAGTATTTTGCAAAGCTCCCCGAAAATTGTGTTTTTCACAGCAGGAACAGTGACAGGCGTCCCATGGGGCTGCCTACACAGCCGTGAGAGAAAGCGCTACCCACATCAGGGTTTCCTTCGGGAGCTGGCAGCTCCCTCTCCGAGCCCTGGGGGATGACTCAGAGGTGTCCATCCTCCTTgtgccttcctccttccccctacCTCCACCTGGAGAAGCTACTTTGGAGCTGCACCACACAGGGAGAGACCCTGCCTGGCAGCGTGGGCAGCCAGCCTGCCCCTCATGGGTGGTAGCTTCaaccagaagcaaaaaaacacctaaaaggaaaagcagagactgTATTGTAGCTGCTCAATGGAAACACAGAGAGTCAACAACAGGCTTGCTTCTCCCTTCCAGTTCTGGATCCTGCCCAGCATCCTCGGCAGCTCCATCCTCTATATCCTCTCCGATGACCAGTGGGAAACCATCTCAGCCTGGATCTATGGCTTTGGCTTGTCCAGCCTTTTCATCGTCTCCACCATCTTCCACACCATCTCCTGGAAGAAGAGGCATCTCAGGTACCAACCCTGATTGCTCAAGAAGAGGGAGAGGGTCTGGAGGCCCCTGGTGCCGCGGGCTGTGAcccatctgtctgtctgtcccgCAGAACTGTGGAGCACTGCTTGCACATGTTCGACAGGATGGTGATCTACTTCTTCATTGCGGCATCATACGCTCCCTGGTGAGTCGTCGGTGGGTAGGGGCCATCGCTTGGCCCCACTGGAGGGGAGAAAATCAGCCTAGCTCCAAAAAATAGGGTTTCCCTCTCCGGCTTTGGCTCTGCTCAAGGCTGTACCCTACCCCTTTCCATAAAACCTTCCTATCCTATAGATTTCAAACCCTTTAAGTTGAAGTTACAAGTTGAGAGGACCCTTTGGTGTGACAGCCATGGGGATGAGGGCAG
This region includes:
- the MMD2 gene encoding monocyte to macrophage differentiation factor 2 isoform X3; the encoded protein is MFVSRVLDFQKTRYARFMNHRVPSNCRYQPTEYEHAANCATHAFWILPSILGSSILYILSDDQWETISAWIYGFGLSSLFIVSTIFHTISWKKRHLRTVEHCLHMFDRMVIYFFIAASYAPWLNLRELGPWASHMRWIIWIMASIGTVYVFFFHERYKLVELVCYVIMGFFPALVILSMRHDGHLPGTMHDRGEGPF